In a genomic window of Rubidibacter lacunae KORDI 51-2:
- a CDS encoding NAD(P)/FAD-dependent oxidoreductase, protein MEVYGFDVVIVGGGPAGCSCAIYTSRADLKTVVLDKNPAVGALAITNKIANYPGVVGHTSGNELLDIMREQAISFGASYRRAQVFGIEAKGGLKKVYTPEGVFVGRALVLATGAMGRKASIRGELEFLGRGVSYCARRDGASYRQKEVVVSGLNLEAVEEAQFLTKFASTVHWLTNKDPQQKDVHVRSLLNQPNLKHWNFTRLLSVEGNEAGVTGVSIKTRGEADPVFLPVKGVFVYQIGSRPITDFIGGQVALNEGGGVKVDDTMMTNVEGVWAIGEIRNTPFKQAVVAAGDGCVAAMEIDRLLNKRKGIRPDWDHS, encoded by the coding sequence TTGGAAGTTTATGGGTTTGATGTGGTTATCGTTGGCGGGGGTCCAGCAGGGTGCAGTTGTGCGATATATACATCGCGTGCTGATTTAAAGACAGTCGTCCTTGACAAGAACCCAGCAGTGGGAGCGTTAGCCATCACCAATAAGATTGCCAATTATCCAGGAGTGGTAGGTCATACCAGCGGAAATGAATTACTCGATATAATGCGAGAGCAGGCTATCTCCTTTGGAGCCTCCTATCGTCGAGCCCAAGTATTCGGCATTGAGGCAAAAGGAGGATTGAAAAAAGTTTACACTCCCGAAGGCGTATTTGTTGGACGAGCGCTGGTTCTAGCCACGGGTGCTATGGGTCGCAAAGCTTCAATTCGGGGTGAATTAGAGTTTTTAGGACGGGGCGTAAGCTACTGCGCAAGACGCGATGGTGCTTCTTACCGCCAGAAAGAGGTTGTCGTTTCCGGACTTAACTTAGAGGCAGTTGAGGAAGCACAGTTTTTAACGAAGTTTGCATCCACCGTTCACTGGTTGACGAACAAGGACCCGCAGCAGAAAGACGTCCATGTTCGGTCACTACTGAATCAGCCTAATTTGAAGCATTGGAACTTCACTCGCCTGCTTTCAGTTGAAGGCAATGAGGCAGGGGTTACAGGTGTTTCGATTAAAACCAGGGGAGAAGCGGACCCAGTTTTCTTGCCGGTGAAGGGGGTGTTCGTATACCAAATTGGCTCGAGACCGATCACAGACTTCATTGGCGGACAAGTAGCACTTAATGAGGGTGGAGGTGTAAAGGTAGATGATACGATGATGACTAACGTAGAGGGAGTATGGGCAATTGGCGAAATCCGAAATACGCCGTTTAAGCAGGCAGTGGTAGCAGCAGGAGATGGTTGTGTGGCAGCAATGGAGATCGATCGATTACTCAACAAACGCAAAGGGATCAGACCAGACTGGGATCATTCCTAG
- a CDS encoding DUF3155 domain-containing protein → MARKRKRKSRRRQEGRKILALVPQYNIESGEDKPVTAARKYIATQGIAPPALLVVRRNEHTTDRYFWAEKGLFGAQYVEENHFLFPSLQFVKSLEEEVKEVAVVGAARS, encoded by the coding sequence TTGGCAAGGAAACGCAAGCGCAAGAGCCGTCGTCGTCAGGAGGGACGGAAGATTCTCGCCCTAGTCCCGCAATACAACATCGAGAGCGGGGAAGACAAGCCGGTTACGGCAGCACGTAAGTACATCGCTACACAAGGTATAGCTCCCCCGGCATTGCTAGTCGTCCGTCGCAACGAACATACTACCGACCGATATTTCTGGGCTGAGAAAGGGCTGTTTGGCGCCCAGTACGTGGAGGAGAACCACTTTCTCTTCCCGAGCCTGCAGTTTGTGAAATCGCTTGAAGAAGAAGTCAAGGAAGTTGCCGTCGTGGGTGCAGCACGTAGTTAA
- a CDS encoding response regulator: MKALHEIVAKRQSGCVTLGDPKCGVSAWKIYVGAGKIHYATAAFGCEERLPYLLERFGIAVDFKQLAAAPSDYNFLCKLWRTEVLSLQQLRRLLYLVTQEALIHCAALPPVKIDISRRLGLDPILIALPLPDTIAPVRQSVGRWMQLHGDVESPLQRFHTREPQQLYHELLTYAAKDDDYIRTLLPALRQQQCLYSIARALRADPLAIASDLQPCIRSGAIDVLPYSATASAVNRPTIACIDDSHTVQRQVRLVLEAAGYRVLGLTDPARALSILARERPALVLMDITMPDISGYELCRLLRQSSLLSAVPIVMLTGRDGAIDRLRARMVGASDYLTKPFDPQRLLSLAKHSIASGGKDAP, encoded by the coding sequence ATGAAAGCTTTGCACGAGATCGTTGCCAAGCGTCAGTCTGGGTGTGTGACCTTAGGCGATCCTAAGTGTGGCGTTTCGGCATGGAAAATTTATGTTGGCGCCGGGAAAATTCATTACGCAACAGCAGCCTTTGGTTGTGAAGAGCGACTGCCCTATCTGCTCGAGCGATTCGGGATTGCTGTCGACTTCAAACAGCTAGCAGCGGCTCCGTCCGACTACAATTTCCTTTGTAAGTTATGGCGGACAGAGGTGCTGTCGCTCCAGCAGCTTCGTCGCTTGTTGTACCTGGTGACACAGGAAGCGCTGATTCACTGCGCTGCGCTACCGCCCGTCAAAATAGATATCTCGAGGAGGCTGGGACTCGATCCAATCTTGATTGCGCTGCCTCTTCCGGACACGATCGCTCCGGTTCGGCAATCAGTTGGGAGATGGATGCAACTTCACGGCGATGTAGAGTCACCGCTGCAACGCTTCCATACGCGCGAACCACAGCAGCTCTACCACGAACTGCTCACCTACGCTGCTAAAGACGACGACTACATTCGGACGCTGCTCCCCGCCCTACGCCAGCAACAATGTCTCTACAGCATTGCTCGCGCGCTTAGAGCCGACCCGCTGGCGATCGCGAGTGACTTACAACCCTGCATTCGCTCGGGAGCGATTGACGTTCTCCCCTACTCGGCAACTGCATCAGCAGTCAATCGCCCCACCATTGCCTGTATCGACGACAGCCATACCGTTCAACGCCAAGTCAGGCTCGTGCTGGAAGCAGCGGGTTATCGCGTATTGGGGCTGACCGACCCCGCGCGGGCGCTCAGCATCCTTGCCCGCGAACGGCCGGCACTCGTGTTGATGGACATCACCATGCCCGACATTAGCGGCTACGAATTATGTAGACTGTTGCGCCAGTCGAGTTTATTGAGCGCAGTGCCAATCGTCATGCTGACCGGTCGCGACGGCGCAATCGACCGCCTGCGAGCGCGCATGGTCGGCGCAAGCGACTACCTTACGAAGCCGTTTGACCCTCAACGCTTGCTAAGCTTGGCGAAGCATTCGATTGCATCTGGAGGGAAAGACGCACCATGA
- a CDS encoding methyl-accepting chemotaxis protein, whose protein sequence is MTNASDSPKPNGQINGQAAAASAPSELDYDRLVTQIGQANALEEAGELDAARRIYQSVARADPGGGLGASARKALEALDVEHGVVDAAALEPSAMLASEVAAAPAPAAPLRRGWFNNLPIGQKQLLTLGVSELISLSLVGVSSLLLYFGLRDRLVQQSVSELGVAEISYNLQIDQMAFGFRGQSENTAIVEAAVSGSAGDGTVKTILLSEIWSREIEFATLVDTSGRVVVDAGQLSPGSEFNPNGLVEKALKTGEQIKTTELLSYEELAATSARLAELRARERGVDPADAPDFLVRYTVTPVRAPNSEIVGGLVSGDVVKLPVAATTNESFGDGYSAVYLVAPDDMFELETSQLLRADLGNEEASIESQANFPIPDDTTILQSAIDAPTSLIDNFWIDLDNRTYAVAAQAIVNNANEPVAVLVRGTSVAALNKELQRSLLFLLGVAVVAILADMLLARGIAGAIARPVGILRDTTQRFVTGDRAARAAVVSGDEIGELAESFNEMADSITASEAATLEQSNLRQQEANFQRQERERLQQSVLQLLLEIEAAKRGDLTVRANVEEGEMGSVADAFNSTINSLRELVTRVQLATDRLQQSAAESAGSVQSLSGEAMTQARAMTAALTAAEEMSRSVQSVADSAQEAAAIVRQTRESTQAGEAAMDRTVENIDNIRSIAAAASKKTKRLAESSQEISKIIGIISGISEKTNLLAFNASIEAARAGEHGQGFRIVADEVRRLAERVTSSAKEIEQVVESIQTETAEVLQTMEATTEEVVAGTQLVSSTKQSLHRLAEIGQTADELLQSISASAVSQAHTSQTVTGAMQQVAGIAQTTSGESQTVAVALQELVALASELQQSVSRFRIDDSPAGAVAGTSGSDRVEGPSRPDEQAATLQSAHP, encoded by the coding sequence ATGACTAACGCTTCCGATTCCCCAAAACCTAACGGACAAATCAACGGGCAAGCTGCTGCCGCGTCTGCTCCCAGCGAACTCGATTACGACCGGCTCGTGACCCAAATCGGACAGGCAAACGCCCTGGAAGAAGCTGGCGAACTTGATGCTGCTAGACGGATTTATCAGTCGGTTGCGCGTGCCGATCCGGGCGGGGGGCTCGGGGCGAGTGCGCGCAAAGCCCTCGAAGCCTTGGATGTGGAACACGGGGTGGTTGATGCAGCAGCGCTCGAGCCTAGCGCGATGCTTGCTTCTGAAGTGGCTGCCGCTCCCGCTCCAGCCGCACCTCTGCGGCGCGGTTGGTTTAACAATTTGCCTATCGGTCAGAAACAACTGCTGACGCTGGGTGTTTCCGAGCTAATATCCCTGTCGCTAGTCGGTGTTAGTTCGCTGTTGCTGTATTTCGGCCTGCGCGATCGGCTCGTTCAACAAAGCGTTTCCGAGTTGGGGGTTGCCGAGATTTCTTACAACCTCCAAATCGACCAGATGGCCTTCGGCTTCCGCGGTCAGTCGGAAAACACGGCAATCGTTGAAGCGGCTGTCAGCGGTAGTGCCGGCGATGGGACGGTCAAAACCATCTTGCTTAGCGAAATTTGGAGCCGCGAAATCGAGTTTGCCACACTCGTTGATACGTCCGGACGCGTTGTGGTCGATGCAGGCCAACTCTCACCCGGCAGCGAGTTTAACCCGAATGGCTTGGTGGAGAAGGCCTTAAAAACCGGCGAGCAGATCAAAACTACCGAGCTTCTTTCCTATGAAGAACTTGCAGCCACGAGCGCGCGCTTAGCTGAATTGCGCGCTCGCGAACGAGGTGTCGATCCTGCCGACGCACCGGATTTTTTGGTGCGCTACACGGTCACGCCAGTTCGCGCGCCGAACTCGGAGATCGTTGGCGGGCTCGTCTCGGGCGATGTGGTCAAGCTGCCAGTCGCTGCTACGACCAACGAGTCTTTCGGAGACGGCTATAGTGCGGTGTATTTGGTGGCGCCCGACGACATGTTCGAACTGGAAACCTCGCAGCTGCTTCGAGCCGATCTCGGGAACGAGGAAGCCAGTATAGAGTCGCAAGCAAACTTTCCGATACCTGACGACACAACTATTCTGCAGTCCGCGATCGACGCACCGACCTCTCTCATCGACAATTTTTGGATCGATCTGGACAATCGAACCTATGCGGTAGCAGCCCAGGCAATCGTCAACAATGCTAATGAGCCTGTTGCCGTGCTCGTGCGCGGCACGTCGGTCGCTGCCCTCAACAAGGAACTGCAGCGATCGCTACTCTTCTTGCTCGGCGTCGCGGTCGTAGCTATTTTGGCTGACATGCTGTTGGCGCGCGGTATTGCTGGCGCGATTGCCCGCCCGGTAGGGATCTTGCGCGATACGACCCAACGATTTGTCACTGGCGATCGCGCCGCACGCGCGGCGGTCGTGTCCGGTGACGAGATCGGCGAATTGGCCGAATCATTCAACGAGATGGCTGATAGTATTACCGCTTCGGAAGCTGCCACGCTGGAGCAGTCGAACCTGCGGCAACAAGAAGCTAACTTCCAGCGCCAAGAACGCGAGCGCTTGCAGCAGAGTGTCCTACAGCTGTTACTAGAAATCGAAGCGGCGAAGCGTGGCGACTTAACAGTCCGCGCCAACGTTGAAGAAGGGGAAATGGGCTCTGTTGCTGACGCCTTTAATTCCACTATCAACAGCCTACGAGAACTGGTAACGCGCGTGCAGCTTGCCACCGACCGCTTGCAGCAATCCGCCGCCGAAAGCGCAGGGTCCGTGCAGTCTCTCTCGGGTGAAGCTATGACCCAAGCGCGCGCGATGACGGCAGCGCTGACCGCGGCCGAAGAGATGAGTCGCTCGGTACAGTCGGTGGCAGATTCGGCACAGGAAGCTGCGGCGATCGTGCGGCAGACTCGGGAGTCTACCCAAGCAGGCGAAGCGGCTATGGACCGCACCGTCGAGAACATCGATAACATCCGCTCGATCGCGGCGGCCGCCTCTAAGAAAACCAAGCGCTTGGCGGAGTCCTCGCAAGAGATCTCAAAAATTATCGGGATTATCTCTGGTATTTCCGAGAAAACGAACCTCCTGGCGTTTAACGCCTCGATTGAGGCCGCCCGCGCCGGCGAACACGGTCAGGGCTTCCGCATCGTTGCCGATGAAGTCCGCCGCTTGGCAGAACGAGTCACGTCTTCAGCGAAAGAAATCGAACAGGTGGTCGAGAGCATTCAAACCGAGACAGCAGAAGTGCTGCAAACTATGGAAGCGACCACGGAGGAGGTGGTTGCTGGCACGCAGTTGGTCAGCAGTACCAAGCAAAGTCTGCACCGCCTCGCAGAAATCGGGCAGACCGCGGACGAACTGTTGCAGTCGATTTCAGCCAGTGCCGTTTCTCAGGCACACACTTCTCAAACAGTGACTGGAGCGATGCAGCAAGTTGCCGGTATTGCTCAAACAACATCCGGTGAGTCGCAAACGGTGGCTGTCGCCCTGCAAGAACTGGTCGCATTGGCATCCGAGCTGCAGCAGTCGGTATCGAGATTCCGGATCGACGACTCACCAGCAGGCGCAGTGGCGGGAACGAGCGGGAGCGATCGCGTGGAGGGACCTTCCCGACCAGACGAGCAGGCAGCAACGCTCCAGTCGGCGCATCCGTAA
- a CDS encoding response regulator transcription factor: protein MKTVFVVEDSRAEQRLIVSLLQQSGYNAMPFDSAEAAKQGLVAGSAPDLVVLDIVMPGSSGLDLCRYLRETPQFADIPVVFCSSKDQDFDRFWALRQGGNAYITKPFTPKELLQVVRQQLP from the coding sequence ATGAAAACCGTTTTCGTCGTTGAAGATAGTCGCGCCGAACAGCGTTTGATTGTCTCGCTGCTCCAGCAAAGCGGGTATAATGCCATGCCCTTTGATTCTGCAGAGGCTGCCAAGCAGGGGTTGGTCGCTGGGAGCGCTCCCGACTTAGTCGTCTTGGACATCGTGATGCCGGGCTCGAGCGGGTTAGATTTGTGCCGCTATCTGCGCGAAACGCCCCAGTTTGCCGACATCCCGGTCGTGTTCTGTTCGTCCAAAGATCAGGACTTCGATCGCTTTTGGGCGCTGCGTCAGGGTGGGAACGCTTATATTACCAAACCCTTCACCCCCAAGGAACTGCTCCAAGTCGTTCGCCAACAGCTTCCTTAG
- a CDS encoding sulfotransferase family protein encodes MRQPDFIIIGAMKCATSSLHEQLARQPGIFMTDPKEPDFFSDDQHYARGWGWYCSLFAAAAPGDLCGESSTHYTKLPTYPQTVGRMHASLPEIKLVYIMRHPIERLVSQYAHEWSVGAIAADTDINVAVLKHPELVAYSRYSYQLQPYRDTLGRDRILPVFFERLLSAPQDELTRICHFLDYRGTPTWADLDAQNVSKERWRRTPLRQFLLDNPLLTELRRRLVPKTWRNRVRRSWTLKTQPKLDPQVIIDLESLFDADLEILGEWLGLSLTCSTFKETARTAVPNWVT; translated from the coding sequence ATGCGTCAACCGGACTTCATCATTATCGGAGCCATGAAGTGCGCCACCAGTTCGCTACACGAGCAACTGGCACGACAACCCGGCATCTTCATGACCGACCCCAAGGAACCTGACTTTTTTAGCGACGACCAGCACTACGCGCGCGGATGGGGTTGGTATTGCTCGCTCTTTGCTGCTGCCGCACCGGGCGATCTCTGCGGCGAATCCAGCACTCACTACACTAAACTCCCGACCTATCCGCAGACCGTCGGGCGCATGCACGCATCCCTGCCGGAGATCAAGCTCGTCTATATCATGCGCCATCCGATCGAACGCCTGGTTTCCCAGTACGCACATGAATGGAGCGTAGGGGCGATCGCCGCCGATACCGACATTAACGTCGCCGTTCTCAAACACCCCGAATTAGTCGCATATAGCCGCTACAGTTACCAGCTGCAACCCTATCGCGACACCTTGGGCCGCGATCGCATTCTGCCCGTCTTTTTCGAGCGTCTGCTCAGCGCCCCGCAAGACGAACTCACTCGCATCTGCCACTTCCTCGACTATCGCGGTACCCCCACATGGGCTGACCTCGACGCCCAAAATGTTTCCAAAGAGCGCTGGCGGCGCACCCCGCTCCGCCAGTTCCTCTTAGACAATCCGCTCTTAACAGAATTGCGTCGGCGTCTAGTTCCTAAAACGTGGCGCAATCGCGTGCGGCGATCGTGGACATTGAAGACTCAACCCAAGCTCGACCCACAGGTTATCATCGACCTTGAAAGCTTATTCGATGCAGACCTGGAAATCCTAGGGGAATGGTTGGGATTATCCTTAACTTGCTCCACCTTTAAAGAAACCGCGCGGACGGCAGTCCCAAACTGGGTTACTTAA
- the urtA gene encoding urea ABC transporter substrate-binding protein encodes MVIRINRRRFLGYGMATAGTSMLLKACNANSNSLEVQSAPKPKPSGSDAGIRVGLLHSLSGTMAISETAVVDAERLAIEEINAAGGVLGKQLDVFEEDGGSDWPQFAAKAAKLIDVDRVATVFGCWTSASRKAVLPVFESRDHLLWYPVQYEGQECSQNIFYTGAAPNQQIEPAVEWLLENKGTRMFLVGSDYVFPRTANAIVREQLKEKGGEVVGEEYLPLGSTNVAAIVTAIQETFPQGGVIFNTLNGDSNVAFFRQLREAGLGPDTHPVMSVSIAEEEVRQIGVEYSIGHYAAWNYFQTVDTPRNSQWVSDFQARYGSDRVTTDPMEAAYIMVYLWKQAVEKAQTAYDIAAVRRAAIGQTFDAPEGPVTINANHHLKKAVRIGKVRPDGLFEIVYSDDPVEPKPWNDFVPTSKGFKCDWSDPSLGGKYRPEDIPDNT; translated from the coding sequence GTGGTCATACGTATTAACCGCCGTCGGTTTCTGGGATATGGCATGGCAACTGCCGGCACCAGCATGTTGTTAAAAGCTTGTAACGCTAACAGCAACTCGCTAGAGGTGCAATCTGCCCCGAAGCCGAAACCTTCAGGCAGCGATGCTGGCATCCGCGTCGGGTTGCTGCATTCGCTCAGCGGTACGATGGCCATCAGCGAAACCGCAGTGGTCGATGCCGAGCGCTTGGCGATCGAGGAAATCAATGCAGCTGGCGGCGTGCTCGGAAAGCAGCTCGATGTGTTCGAAGAAGATGGGGGGTCGGACTGGCCGCAGTTTGCAGCTAAGGCAGCAAAGCTGATCGATGTGGATCGCGTGGCGACGGTTTTCGGTTGCTGGACGTCGGCTAGCCGCAAGGCGGTGCTGCCGGTGTTCGAGTCGCGCGATCACCTGCTCTGGTACCCGGTCCAGTATGAAGGGCAGGAATGCTCGCAGAATATTTTCTACACGGGTGCGGCACCCAACCAACAAATTGAGCCTGCTGTCGAATGGCTGTTGGAGAACAAGGGCACTCGAATGTTCCTAGTCGGCTCGGATTACGTATTTCCGCGGACGGCAAACGCGATCGTTCGCGAGCAATTGAAGGAGAAGGGCGGCGAGGTTGTGGGCGAGGAGTATTTACCGCTCGGGAGCACCAATGTCGCAGCAATCGTGACGGCAATTCAGGAGACATTTCCCCAAGGCGGCGTCATCTTCAATACCCTTAATGGCGACAGCAACGTGGCATTTTTCCGTCAGCTGCGCGAGGCGGGGCTCGGTCCCGATACCCATCCGGTCATGTCGGTCAGCATCGCTGAGGAAGAAGTCCGGCAGATCGGCGTCGAATACTCGATCGGCCATTATGCTGCCTGGAACTATTTCCAGACTGTCGATACGCCCCGAAACAGCCAGTGGGTTTCCGATTTCCAAGCGCGCTACGGCAGCGATCGCGTGACGACCGACCCGATGGAAGCAGCGTACATTATGGTGTACCTCTGGAAGCAAGCTGTGGAAAAGGCTCAAACCGCTTACGACATTGCTGCCGTTCGCCGTGCCGCGATCGGTCAGACCTTCGACGCTCCGGAAGGTCCGGTCACCATCAATGCCAACCATCACCTCAAGAAAGCTGTCCGCATTGGAAAAGTTCGCCCGGACGGTCTTTTCGAAATTGTTTATTCAGATGACCCCGTGGAGCCTAAGCCCTGGAACGATTTTGTACCGACATCAAAAGGCTTTAAGTGCGACTGGTCCGATCCGAGCCTTGGCGGTAAGTACCGCCCCGAAGATATCCCCGACAACACATGA
- a CDS encoding hybrid sensor histidine kinase/response regulator codes for MVLDANSLEAIARETRNCFLFEDAPDYQAELTGGLAQLQTGQNTAAAIASLMKAAHSLKGGAGIAQFPELSRLAHKFEDLLETFDRVPDPDAAYRLLERGVAQIDVALAAAARADSNDPLETPALTSICAEFDAFVRALPSAPPPQLAAADVSSARPYPHVVKTALTVDLEDCLQRADAALQLQLSVAELVPALQGFCDECALLGETLEQQWLSAAVLPLSKATEARLAALPAIAGKTVAHVRQQRDRVLSAMVESASPASSPGTAAKSVAKTVSAAVTTAPSSVASHPADVPGLQARMPVARLDRLNNTLGELLVGYERFVLFGEQLQQTSLSLKRRAEQLAPINDRIQTLYDLLATDARVNRADANGDRERTAGTRDDFDPLQLDRYSDLHQPLQELQELMVQVQENRADLDAIDRDYQESLEDLRAALSQMRSDLTDARLIPFRTGVEKFDTALRSLNQRYQKDAVLQVSGEDTLVDRVVLEQLQAPLNHLFRNAFDHGIETPAERIATGKPPTATIRLSANLQGSRVEIAIADDGRGIDEEKVWQAAIARGVHPPTHRPSRREILDCIFAPGLSTARAATDLSGRGVGLDVVRLQVERLRGSVRVDTELGRGTRFVLALPVALSILPLLLCRSQQRAFAIPSSQVLKAISLSGNPNSNSYDRAAPDTALLPEILWENRRLPVNSLAQLLPYAEPNASNASPAFVLVLDVGDTPIAVAIDALEAERELVLKPFDGTVPVPPYLSGCTVLGSGEIVPVLNPSYLGDLLAGDSPAWVPSSPPAPSVTTVLIADDSVAIRRSLERILEQSGYRVVACRDGKEALSALEQALEPFALAITDIEMPQLDGFGLLQAIRAHARWQDLPVVMLTSRDNPRHRETARRLGATDYFGKPFRPQELVAAIARWSKPSK; via the coding sequence ATGGTTCTGGATGCGAACAGTCTTGAAGCGATCGCGCGCGAAACCCGCAACTGTTTCCTGTTTGAGGACGCGCCCGACTACCAAGCCGAATTAACGGGCGGTCTCGCGCAGCTACAGACGGGGCAAAATACTGCAGCCGCGATCGCGAGTTTGATGAAAGCGGCACACTCGCTCAAGGGGGGAGCGGGCATCGCACAATTTCCCGAACTCAGTCGCCTGGCACATAAGTTCGAGGATCTGCTGGAAACGTTCGATCGCGTACCGGATCCGGATGCCGCCTACCGCCTCCTCGAGCGCGGCGTGGCTCAGATCGATGTCGCGCTTGCCGCTGCTGCCCGCGCCGATAGCAACGATCCGCTGGAAACGCCCGCGCTGACGTCCATCTGTGCGGAGTTCGATGCGTTCGTCCGGGCATTGCCGAGCGCGCCACCTCCCCAGTTAGCGGCTGCGGATGTCAGTAGTGCCAGACCCTACCCGCACGTCGTCAAAACCGCGCTGACCGTCGATCTAGAGGACTGCCTGCAGCGCGCGGACGCTGCCCTACAGTTGCAATTGTCAGTTGCCGAACTCGTCCCGGCGCTCCAGGGATTCTGCGACGAATGTGCCTTACTCGGCGAAACGCTCGAGCAGCAATGGCTTAGTGCCGCCGTACTGCCGCTGAGCAAAGCAACCGAGGCACGTCTGGCCGCCCTCCCTGCGATCGCCGGCAAGACAGTCGCTCACGTCCGCCAGCAACGCGATCGGGTCCTGAGTGCAATGGTCGAATCCGCATCGCCCGCATCTTCACCGGGAACGGCAGCAAAATCTGTCGCCAAAACTGTATCTGCAGCTGTAACAACAGCACCGTCGTCTGTTGCATCCCATCCGGCAGACGTGCCGGGGTTGCAGGCACGGATGCCGGTCGCGCGACTCGATCGCCTCAACAACACGCTCGGGGAACTACTCGTTGGCTACGAGCGCTTTGTTCTGTTCGGGGAGCAACTGCAGCAAACCAGCCTTTCGCTCAAGCGCCGTGCCGAGCAACTTGCTCCGATTAACGACCGCATTCAGACACTCTACGACCTCCTGGCAACGGACGCGCGCGTCAATCGCGCCGACGCGAATGGCGATCGCGAGAGGACGGCTGGAACGCGCGACGACTTCGACCCGCTGCAACTCGATCGCTACAGCGACCTCCACCAACCGCTCCAGGAATTGCAGGAGCTTATGGTGCAGGTCCAGGAAAACCGCGCCGACCTCGACGCGATCGACCGCGACTACCAAGAATCCCTTGAAGATCTGCGCGCGGCCCTCAGCCAGATGCGCTCCGACCTGACCGACGCGCGTCTCATCCCGTTTCGCACTGGCGTCGAGAAATTCGATACTGCCCTCCGCTCGCTCAACCAGCGCTACCAAAAAGATGCCGTCCTACAGGTCAGCGGTGAGGATACCCTCGTCGATCGCGTCGTCCTGGAACAGCTGCAGGCACCACTCAATCACCTCTTCCGCAATGCCTTCGACCACGGCATCGAAACACCTGCCGAGCGCATTGCCACCGGTAAACCCCCGACTGCGACTATCCGCCTGAGTGCCAACTTGCAAGGTAGCCGCGTAGAAATTGCGATCGCCGACGACGGCCGCGGTATCGACGAAGAGAAAGTTTGGCAAGCAGCGATCGCGCGGGGGGTGCACCCACCCACCCACCGTCCGTCCCGCCGCGAAATCCTCGACTGCATCTTTGCACCAGGACTGAGTACTGCCCGCGCCGCCACCGATCTTTCCGGGCGCGGAGTCGGTTTGGACGTCGTGCGCTTACAAGTCGAACGCCTGCGCGGTTCGGTGCGCGTGGATACCGAACTCGGGCGCGGCACGCGTTTCGTGCTCGCCCTGCCAGTCGCTCTAAGTATTCTGCCGCTGTTGCTGTGTCGGTCCCAACAACGCGCCTTTGCGATTCCGTCAAGCCAGGTTTTGAAAGCCATTAGCCTGAGCGGCAACCCCAACAGCAACTCGTACGACCGCGCTGCTCCAGACACGGCTCTGCTGCCCGAGATTCTCTGGGAAAACCGCAGGCTTCCGGTCAATTCGCTGGCTCAATTGCTTCCTTACGCCGAACCAAACGCGAGCAACGCCAGTCCGGCGTTTGTACTGGTGCTTGATGTTGGCGATACGCCTATTGCCGTCGCGATCGACGCCCTGGAAGCCGAGCGCGAACTCGTCCTCAAACCCTTCGACGGGACGGTCCCCGTCCCGCCCTACTTGTCTGGTTGTACCGTGCTGGGGTCGGGCGAAATCGTACCAGTGCTCAACCCAAGCTACCTCGGTGATTTGCTCGCGGGCGATTCCCCCGCATGGGTACCCTCTTCCCCACCCGCACCATCGGTTACCACCGTCCTGATCGCCGACGATTCAGTAGCCATACGGCGGTCGCTCGAGCGCATACTCGAGCAGTCGGGGTATCGCGTGGTTGCCTGTCGGGACGGGAAAGAAGCCTTAAGTGCCCTCGAACAGGCGCTCGAACCATTCGCTCTGGCGATTACTGACATCGAAATGCCCCAACTCGACGGCTTTGGGTTGTTGCAGGCGATCCGCGCCCACGCCCGCTGGCAAGATCTGCCCGTCGTGATGCTGACCTCACGCGACAATCCCCGCCATCGCGAGACAGCCCGACGTCTCGGTGCGACAGACTATTTCGGTAAACCGTTCCGACCCCAGGAACTCGTTGCCGCGATCGCCCGTTGGAGCAAACCTTCGAAGTAG
- a CDS encoding chemotaxis protein CheW, which translates to MPTTDYFQLELASGVRVAAAIASVVEVTGCSRGEVCPLPGVPSALLGVLNQRGRLLWVLDLGRLLRLPPTSELPRPQDRLTLVILGDRQGRARLGCVVVALRGVVGLDREQLKPPPARLQADVRPLVSGMGITPDGLIAAIDVDAILASLQHVSPAVYSQVSR; encoded by the coding sequence ATGCCTACTACCGATTATTTCCAACTCGAACTTGCATCTGGCGTGCGCGTAGCGGCCGCGATCGCGTCCGTTGTGGAAGTGACTGGCTGCTCGCGCGGCGAAGTCTGTCCGTTGCCGGGTGTACCGAGCGCGCTGCTCGGCGTTCTCAACCAGCGCGGGCGACTGTTGTGGGTGCTCGACCTCGGGCGGCTATTGCGTTTACCGCCGACGAGTGAATTGCCGCGACCCCAGGACCGGTTGACGCTGGTTATCCTCGGCGATCGCCAGGGACGCGCGCGCCTTGGCTGTGTGGTTGTCGCGCTGCGGGGTGTTGTCGGGCTCGACCGCGAGCAACTTAAGCCGCCACCCGCGCGCCTGCAAGCTGACGTGCGCCCGCTCGTCAGCGGTATGGGCATAACGCCCGACGGTTTGATTGCCGCGATCGACGTCGATGCAATCTTGGCGTCTCTCCAGCACGTTTCTCCTGCGGTTTACTCACAGGTATCCCGATGA